A part of Pararoseomonas sp. SCSIO 73927 genomic DNA contains:
- a CDS encoding quinone-dependent dihydroorotate dehydrogenase has product MLPALASALMPLVRGLDPERAHEVALRALQLGLAGRDRGEDDPVLAVRAMGLEFRNPLGLAAGFDKNAVAVLPLMRLGFGLVECGTATLRPQPGNPRPRLFRLEEDRAVINRFGFNNEGIEAYAARLAALPRPLPAVLGANIGINKDSTTPEADYPALYQRVAALADYVTINVSSPNTPGLRDLQGEARLAAILDATLAARAELKRRPPVLVKIAPDLAEAAVEAIVGTCLDRDVAGLIVSNTTIARPATLRSAKAAEAGGLSGRPLFEPSTELLRRVHRLSRGRLVLVGAGGVESGETAYAKIRAGATLVQTYAGFAYAGPALIPRIKRDLAALLRRDGVKTLSDAIGADA; this is encoded by the coding sequence ATGCTTCCCGCCCTCGCCTCAGCCCTGATGCCGCTCGTCCGTGGCCTGGACCCGGAGCGCGCGCACGAGGTGGCGCTGCGCGCCCTGCAGCTCGGCCTCGCCGGGCGGGACCGGGGGGAGGACGACCCCGTCCTCGCCGTCCGCGCCATGGGGCTGGAGTTCCGCAACCCCCTCGGCCTCGCCGCCGGCTTCGACAAGAACGCGGTCGCGGTGCTGCCCCTGATGCGGCTGGGCTTCGGCCTGGTGGAGTGCGGCACCGCCACCCTCCGCCCGCAGCCCGGCAACCCGCGCCCCCGCCTCTTCCGACTGGAGGAGGATCGGGCCGTCATCAACCGCTTCGGCTTCAACAACGAGGGCATCGAGGCCTACGCCGCCCGTCTGGCGGCGCTGCCCCGCCCGCTGCCCGCCGTGCTGGGCGCCAATATCGGCATCAACAAGGACAGCACGACGCCGGAGGCGGACTACCCCGCCCTCTATCAGCGCGTGGCCGCGCTGGCCGACTACGTCACGATCAACGTCTCCTCCCCCAACACCCCCGGCCTGCGCGATCTGCAGGGCGAGGCCCGGCTGGCCGCCATCCTGGACGCCACCCTCGCCGCGCGCGCCGAGCTGAAGCGCCGCCCGCCCGTGCTGGTGAAGATCGCGCCCGACCTCGCCGAGGCGGCGGTGGAGGCGATCGTCGGGACCTGCCTGGACCGCGACGTGGCCGGCCTCATCGTCTCCAACACCACCATTGCGCGCCCGGCCACGCTGCGCTCCGCCAAGGCGGCGGAGGCCGGGGGCCTCTCCGGCCGCCCGCTGTTCGAGCCCTCCACGGAGCTCCTCCGCCGCGTCCACCGCCTCTCTCGCGGCCGGCTGGTGCTGGTCGGCGCCGGTGGGGTGGAGAGCGGCGAGACCGCCTATGCCAAGATTCGGGCCGGCGCGACGCTGGTGCAGACCTATGCCGGCTTCGCCTATGCCGGCCCCGCCCTCATCCCCCGCATCAAGCGGGATCTCGCCGCCCTGCTGCGGCGGGACGGGGTAAAGACCCTCTCGGACGCGATCGGAGCTGACGCCTGA
- a CDS encoding TIGR01459 family HAD-type hydrolase, with protein sequence MEILDSVAGLTARYRGFVLDLWGVVHDGKAAFPGVADALARMKAAGARIVFLSNAPRRAHVIEAQLTSFGVDRALYDHAMSSGEITWRMLRDRTHPFIRPLGSRAMFIGTARDHSVVEGLGISLTDRAEEADWLLNTGPDPEGARAGVEAFEPALQSALARDLPMVCVNPDRAVIVGGRRIICAGALSERYVALGGRTLEIGKPDPDAYGPVLQLLDLPRDQVVAIGDSPHTDLAGAQAAGLDAVWALGGLAAEEGLADADSATLVARATAEGVSPVAALRALRW encoded by the coding sequence ATGGAGATCCTGGACAGCGTGGCGGGCCTCACCGCCCGCTACCGCGGCTTCGTGCTGGACCTCTGGGGCGTCGTGCATGACGGAAAGGCCGCCTTCCCCGGCGTGGCCGACGCCCTGGCCCGCATGAAGGCGGCCGGCGCCCGCATCGTCTTCCTCTCCAACGCGCCGCGCCGGGCCCACGTGATCGAGGCGCAGCTGACGAGCTTCGGCGTGGACCGCGCCCTCTACGACCACGCCATGTCCTCCGGCGAGATCACCTGGCGGATGCTGCGGGACCGCACCCACCCCTTCATCCGGCCGCTCGGCAGCCGCGCCATGTTCATCGGCACCGCGCGCGACCACTCCGTGGTGGAGGGGCTGGGCATCTCCCTGACCGATCGGGCGGAGGAGGCGGACTGGCTCCTCAACACCGGCCCCGACCCCGAGGGTGCGCGGGCGGGCGTGGAGGCTTTCGAGCCCGCCCTGCAATCCGCCCTCGCTCGCGACCTGCCCATGGTCTGCGTGAACCCGGACCGCGCGGTGATCGTCGGCGGCCGACGGATCATCTGCGCCGGCGCCCTCTCCGAGCGCTACGTCGCCCTCGGCGGCCGCACGCTGGAAATCGGCAAACCCGACCCGGACGCCTACGGGCCCGTGCTGCAACTGCTGGACCTTCCGCGCGACCAAGTAGTGGCGATCGGCGACAGCCCGCACACGGACTTGGCCGGCGCCCAGGCGGCTGGGCTGGACGCCGTCTGGGCCCTGGGCGGCCTAGCCGCGGAGGAAGGGCTGGCCGACGCCGATTCCGCCACGCTCGTGGCCCGCGCGACGGCCGAGGGCGTTTCCCCGGTGGCCGCGCTGCGCGCCCTGCGCTGGTAG
- a CDS encoding glycosyl hydrolase family 8: MHSTVDQGAALRTIQGRRSVLGLLAAPALLALPRGGQAQGMPEWLADLKTEWAAFRGRYVTREGRVLDSGKGDESHTEGQGFGLLFAAEAGDVTTFDRIWDWTRRYLRHRRDNLHAWRYRGDSVDPVGDQNNATDGDILIAWGLMRGADLFTRPALEREAALIARDILTLCTREVAGRLVLLPAQSGFEKRDHVVVNPSYYIFPALSAFERLVPGPQWRRLVSDGLDLCCREARFGRWGLPADWIEVPRESSFRPRLAASWPTRFSWDAVRVPLYLAWARQKDNPALQACTAFWTRPGNDVPAWTDLRNNSLAPYPGHAGIQAVAMLARATQDNRRRIQDLPRVALAPDYYGAALIMLSRLAWQESQAGAPVV, from the coding sequence ATGCACAGCACCGTCGACCAGGGTGCCGCCCTCCGCACCATCCAGGGCCGCCGCTCCGTTCTCGGTCTTCTCGCGGCCCCTGCCCTTCTCGCGCTACCGCGGGGCGGCCAGGCCCAGGGAATGCCCGAGTGGCTGGCCGACCTGAAGACGGAATGGGCCGCCTTCCGCGGCCGCTACGTCACCCGGGAAGGCCGGGTGCTGGACTCCGGCAAGGGGGATGAGAGCCACACGGAAGGCCAGGGCTTCGGCCTTCTCTTCGCCGCCGAGGCCGGGGACGTCACCACCTTCGACCGCATCTGGGACTGGACGCGCCGCTACCTGCGCCACCGGCGGGACAACCTGCACGCGTGGCGGTACCGGGGCGATTCCGTCGACCCCGTGGGCGACCAGAACAACGCCACGGACGGCGACATCCTGATTGCCTGGGGCTTGATGCGCGGCGCCGACCTCTTCACCCGCCCTGCGCTGGAGCGGGAGGCGGCGCTGATCGCCCGCGACATCCTGACCCTGTGCACCCGGGAGGTGGCGGGCCGGCTCGTGCTGCTGCCGGCCCAGAGCGGCTTCGAGAAGCGGGACCACGTGGTGGTCAACCCCTCCTACTACATCTTCCCCGCGCTGAGCGCCTTCGAGCGGCTGGTGCCAGGCCCGCAGTGGCGGCGGCTGGTGTCGGACGGGTTGGACCTGTGCTGCCGCGAGGCGCGCTTCGGCCGCTGGGGCCTGCCCGCGGACTGGATCGAGGTGCCGCGCGAGAGCAGCTTCAGGCCGCGCCTGGCCGCCAGCTGGCCCACCCGCTTCTCCTGGGACGCGGTGCGCGTGCCCCTCTACCTCGCCTGGGCGCGGCAGAAGGACAACCCTGCGTTGCAGGCCTGCACCGCCTTTTGGACCCGCCCTGGCAACGATGTTCCGGCCTGGACGGACCTGCGGAACAACAGCCTTGCCCCCTACCCCGGCCACGCCGGCATCCAGGCGGTGGCGATGCTCGCCCGCGCCACGCAGGACAACCGGCGGCGCATCCAGGACCTGCCGCGCGTGGCCCTGGCGCCGGACTACTACGGCGCCGCCCTCATCATGCTTTCCCGCCTCGCCTGGCAGGAATCCCAGGCCGGGGCACCGGTGGTCTGA
- a CDS encoding Hpt domain-containing protein gives MSAIDPDVAGQLAAELPRDVFVGIVRTFEQDLARLVRQMIDAVRAGNTEEYRRAAHGLAGAAGSIGAKALEALARQAMRPDDRTPAQQMILGIGQEAKAALGELAALASESEA, from the coding sequence GTGAGCGCGATCGACCCGGACGTAGCAGGCCAGTTGGCCGCAGAGCTTCCACGCGACGTCTTCGTGGGGATCGTGCGGACCTTCGAGCAGGACCTGGCCCGGCTGGTGCGGCAGATGATCGATGCCGTCCGGGCCGGAAACACGGAGGAGTACCGCCGGGCCGCCCATGGCCTGGCCGGCGCGGCCGGCTCCATCGGTGCCAAGGCTCTGGAGGCCCTGGCCCGCCAGGCGATGCGCCCGGACGACCGCACCCCGGCGCAGCAGATGATCCTCGGCATCGGGCAGGAGGCGAAGGCGGCGCTCGGCGAGCTGGCCGCCCTGGCGTCCGAGAGCGAGGCCTGA
- a CDS encoding DUF952 domain-containing protein, which produces MTAPSEPLVHTLMRGADWRAAQAAGTYHGSADDRRDGFLHFSTAAQLRASAAKHRAGEPDLWLVSAESAALGEALRWESAAGGKRPGLFPHLYAPLPLSAVRGAVFLPLGGNGLHRFPAWVP; this is translated from the coding sequence ATGACCGCCCCGTCCGAGCCCCTGGTCCACACCCTGATGCGCGGCGCCGACTGGCGCGCCGCGCAGGCCGCCGGCACCTATCACGGCAGCGCCGACGACCGGCGGGACGGCTTCCTGCACTTCTCCACCGCCGCCCAGCTGCGCGCCAGCGCCGCGAAGCACCGCGCGGGCGAGCCCGACCTGTGGCTCGTCAGCGCGGAGAGCGCGGCGCTCGGCGAGGCGCTGCGCTGGGAATCGGCCGCCGGCGGCAAGCGCCCCGGCCTGTTCCCCCATCTCTATGCGCCGCTGCCACTCAGCGCCGTGCGCGGCGCCGTCTTCCTTCCGCTGGGCGGGAACGGCCTGCACCGCTTCCCCGCCTGGGTGCCCTAG
- a CDS encoding DMT family transporter gives MRGPLLLLGSLALFAVLDANSKLLSGGYHVSQVLAFRYAVLLALLILAGLLGLVRADGEKGLASRRPGAQLFRAALMVGSGAGFFLSLRSLPMAEGYLVYFTAPFMVLGLFRLVLGEPVPGRAWMWCGVGFLGVLVALSPGISAGAPWAAYGWGLFGSLCHAMIMVMNRSLRDEPGMARLTLWSAGPALPLLLPWAAVEWVTPSARDTLALSANGVLAGGAMIGLAAAFRYASAGRLAPLEFTALLFAVAADVLVWGVWPAPVVWAGAAIVAGAGVMAQRR, from the coding sequence TTGCGCGGGCCGTTGCTGCTGCTGGGCTCGCTCGCGCTCTTCGCGGTGCTGGACGCCAACTCGAAGCTGCTCTCCGGCGGATACCATGTCAGCCAGGTGCTGGCCTTCCGCTACGCCGTGCTGCTCGCGCTGCTGATCCTGGCGGGGCTGCTGGGGCTGGTGCGGGCGGATGGGGAGAAGGGGCTGGCCTCGCGCCGGCCCGGGGCGCAGCTGTTCCGCGCGGCGCTGATGGTGGGGTCCGGGGCGGGGTTCTTCCTCTCGCTCCGCAGCCTGCCGATGGCGGAGGGCTACCTCGTCTACTTCACCGCGCCCTTCATGGTGCTTGGCCTGTTCCGGCTGGTGCTGGGGGAGCCGGTGCCCGGACGGGCCTGGATGTGGTGTGGGGTGGGGTTCCTCGGCGTCCTCGTCGCCCTTTCGCCGGGGATCTCGGCCGGGGCGCCCTGGGCGGCCTATGGTTGGGGCCTCTTCGGCTCACTCTGCCACGCCATGATCATGGTGATGAACCGCAGCCTGCGGGACGAGCCGGGGATGGCGCGGCTGACGCTCTGGAGCGCCGGGCCCGCCCTGCCCCTGCTGCTGCCCTGGGCGGCGGTGGAATGGGTGACGCCGAGCGCCCGGGACACGCTGGCGCTCTCGGCCAACGGCGTGCTGGCGGGCGGGGCGATGATCGGGCTGGCGGCCGCCTTCCGCTACGCCAGCGCCGGGCGGCTGGCCCCGCTGGAGTTCACCGCGCTGCTCTTCGCCGTGGCGGCGGACGTGCTGGTCTGGGGGGTGTGGCCGGCCCCCGTGGTGTGGGCGGGGGCGGCGATCGTGGCCGGTGCGGGTGTGATGGCGCAGCGGCGCTGA
- a CDS encoding cell wall hydrolase — MTIPRDATETLARTLYAEAGRRPVRAIEALAALAVNRARAAVPRPPRIPGAAPFARGGHARLPEPGAQEVAAACRDPFLFPSRNPRHPAHALLDAPPPGDPALAICRRIAVRAVGGTLGDPTGGATHWHPEEELPAWALARMPVEEVGGLLFYRLETGARPAAPTAPVLVAGLVAA, encoded by the coding sequence ATGACCATCCCCCGGGACGCCACCGAGACCCTGGCCCGGACCCTCTACGCCGAGGCCGGGCGCCGCCCCGTGCGCGCGATCGAGGCCTTGGCGGCGCTGGCCGTGAACCGCGCCCGCGCCGCGGTGCCCCGACCGCCCCGCATCCCCGGCGCGGCGCCCTTCGCGCGGGGCGGCCACGCCCGCCTGCCGGAGCCGGGGGCGCAGGAGGTGGCGGCCGCCTGCCGCGACCCCTTCCTCTTCCCCAGCCGCAACCCCCGCCACCCCGCCCACGCGCTGCTGGACGCGCCCCCGCCCGGAGACCCGGCGCTTGCTATCTGCCGCCGGATCGCCGTCCGCGCGGTCGGCGGCACGCTGGGCGACCCTACCGGCGGCGCGACCCACTGGCACCCGGAGGAGGAGCTGCCGGCCTGGGCCCTGGCGCGGATGCCGGTGGAGGAGGTCGGCGGGCTGCTCTTCTACCGCCTGGAGACCGGCGCCCGCCCCGCCGCCCCGACCGCGCCAGTGCTGGTCGCCGGGTTGGTCGCGGCCTGA